Proteins found in one Rhodovulum sp. MB263 genomic segment:
- a CDS encoding TRAP transporter small permease has translation MRFLLREAEKIVCALLFLGMTAIGFANVVVRYGTNYSLAASEELLTNGFLLLTVFGAAIAARRGEHLAVTLVQDLLPRPLRKPLFGLAAGLSALLLGLSAWVSWDVLVTLRGNGMRSYALGIPAWYYQAAVPFGFGLILIRYLQHVREVLGRAPADPPPEAPHA, from the coding sequence ATGCGCTTCCTTCTTCGAGAGGCCGAGAAGATCGTCTGTGCCCTGCTGTTCCTCGGCATGACCGCGATCGGCTTTGCCAATGTGGTGGTGCGCTACGGCACCAATTACTCGCTGGCCGCCAGCGAAGAGCTGCTGACCAACGGCTTTCTTCTGCTGACCGTCTTCGGCGCGGCCATCGCCGCGCGGCGGGGCGAGCATCTGGCGGTCACGCTGGTCCAGGACCTGCTGCCGCGCCCGCTGCGCAAGCCGCTTTTCGGGCTGGCAGCAGGGCTGTCGGCGCTGCTGCTGGGGCTTTCGGCCTGGGTGTCCTGGGATGTGCTGGTCACGCTTCGGGGCAACGGGATGCGCTCCTATGCGCTGGGCATCCCGGCCTGGTATTATCAGGCGGCGGTGCCCTTCGGCTTCGGTCTGATCCTGATCCGCTATCTGCAACATGTCCGCGAGGTGCTGGGCCGCGCCCCGGCCGATCCGCCGCCGGAGGCGCCCCATGCCTGA